A part of Biomphalaria glabrata chromosome 3, xgBioGlab47.1, whole genome shotgun sequence genomic DNA contains:
- the LOC106055358 gene encoding KIF-binding protein-like: protein MLRYFNLIAITKMAALGRLLGDDVIEPYKNAKFLSDDESKNDPEDEPFRSKYKAREIYKDICNKIKDKLNGSSVANKTLLTSLICLEQAIGLNYMDTEELAEGEDCLMSCLKRIEEYGLKDAVSLHMNILNYLGILWSERRDLEKSLGFLQQAENLYSNYKKEIGDAPLAYIEFLEDFEGDDNEKAHQRCQSFENIHTHTLYYLAQVYAKLEKNSLSARYCHLTLQRQLQAGDYNPVDWGLNAATLSQYYLTAEKYTEARHCLASGSFIFQSSKKSADQLSEQDLEAQCQREADIERCWIKYGLGLLEASRDKMLGELEDNDNENTEGPSSVISRSDHNADKQVADDIMSESSSDKVFQEFQLELTAYEERITDKLIRTFDEARKIFLFVVDKIKNAQMFYNLESHASDAVQIIQDHSCAFKLLAFFELDMNRQCRMHKRRIDMLSELLRELNPQHYLLVCRQIIYELAETYSEMVDLKVTLIEMERTRATPYSTNKINKLVQQSIDQYQAYIDSLKGGKSELPSEFPEGDVRPALVAFFCMGRLYSKFLEPLVPERLAKLTKSLECYKFVTEYCEANPSAKELIPNELGLCKEMVSLLPVKMAKLLEQQ from the coding sequence ATGCTGCGGTACTTTAACCTTATTGCCATAACAAAAATGGCAGCATTAGGAAGATTACTTGGCGACGACGTAATTGAACCTTATAAAAACGCTAAATTTCTCTCTGATGATGAGTCGAAAAATGATCCCGAAGATGAGCCATTTCGCTCAAAATACAAAGCACGAGAAATTTACAAGGATATCTGCAATAAAATCAAAGATAAACTCAATGGTAGTTCAGTTGCAAACAAGACATTACTAACATCGTTAATATGTTTGGAACAGGCCATCGGTCTTAATTATATGGATACAGAAGAATTAGCTGAAGGCGAAGACTGTTTAATGTCATGTCTTAAACGAATTGAAGAATATGGGTTAAAAGATGCTGTCAGTTTACAtatgaacattttaaattacttaGGTATTCTATGGAGTGAACGAAGAGATTTAGAAAAGTCTTTAGGGTTTCTGCAGCAAGCAGAAAATTTGTATTCAAACTATAAAAAGGAAATAGGCGATGCGCCTCTGGCATATATTGAATTTTTAGAAGATTTTGAGGGTGATGATAATGAAAAGGCCCACCAGCGTTGCCAgtcttttgaaaacattcacacacatacCTTGTATTACTTGGCACAGGTGTATGCAAAGCTAGAAAAAAATAGCTTATCTGCAAGATATTGTCATCTAACGCTACAAAGGCAATTACAGGCTGGTGATTACAATCCTGTAGACTGGGGATTAAATGCTGCAACCCTGTCTCAATACTATTTAACAGCTGAGAAATATACAGAAGCTCGACATTGCTTAGCCAGTGGCTCTTTTATATTTCAAAGCTCCAAGAAAAGCGCAGATCAGTTGTCTGAGCAAGATTTGGAAGCCCAGTGCCAGAGAGAGGCTGACATTGAGAGGTGCTGGATTAAGTATGGACTTGGGCTCTTGGAAGCTTCGAGAGATAAAATGCTGGGAGAGCTTGaagataatgataatgaaaataCTGAAGGGCCATCGTCTGTTATAAGCAGATCTGACCACAATGCTGATAAACAAGTGGCTGATGATATTATGTCAGAGTCTTCTTCTGATAAAGTATTTCAAGAATTTCAGCTTGAACTGACTGCATATGAAGAGCGAATTACTGACAAGCTCATCAGAACATTTGATGAAGCTAGAAAGATTTTCTTATTTGTCGTTGATAAGATAAAAAATGCTCAGATGTTTTACAATTTAGAATCACATGCCAGTGATGCTGTTCAGATAATCCAAGATCATAGTTGCGCTTTTAAACTATTAGCTTTCTTTGAGCTTGACATGAACCGTCAGTGTCGAATGCACAAGCGTCGCATTGATATGCTCTCTGAATTGCTGAGAGAACTAAATCCACAGCACTACTTACTAGTATGTCGTCAGATTATTTATGAACTAGCAGAAACCTATAGTGAAATGGTTGACTTAAAAGTAACTTTAATTGAAATGGAGCGGACACGAGCCACACCATACAGTACCAATAAAATTAACAAGCTTGTGCAACAAAGTATTGACCAATACCAAGCTTACATTGACTCTCTTAAGGGAGGAAAATCTGAGCTTCCATCAGAATTTCCAGAAGGTGATGTCAGACCAGCTTTAGTAGCCTTCTTTTGCATGGGGCGGCTGTACTCAAAGTTCCTTGAGCCCCTAGTACCTGAACGTTTGGCTAAACTAACTAAGAGTTTGGAGTGTTACAAATTTGTTACCGAGTATTGTGAAGCCAATCCCTCTGCCAAAGAACTCATTCCTAATGAACTTGGTCTGTGTAAAGAAATGGTCTCACTCTTGCCCGTCAAAATGGCCAAACTTCTTGAGCAGCAATAA